A genomic region of Miscanthus floridulus cultivar M001 chromosome 3, ASM1932011v1, whole genome shotgun sequence contains the following coding sequences:
- the LOC136541754 gene encoding uncharacterized protein, translating to MDFPCYDGTTDPLIFVNHCESYFHQQRIMEEKVWMASYNLEDVAQLWYIQLQEDEGTPRWSRFKDLLHLRFGPPLRSAPLYELAECRRTGSVEEYQNRFQALLPRAGPLEEAQRVQLFTGGLLPPLSHAVRIHNPQSLATAMSLARQVELMELDKPAPAPARSAPRGLLLAPPQRPALPAPPPAGAAAAKMETKPLKRLSLEEQAERRRLGLCYNCDEKYSRGHNRVCRRIFYIDGVTLIDAEDAALDEDQAEALVFSLQAVAGVPLCDTMQVRVTLGAVTLTTLLNTGSTHNFIAEEAARRTTLPIQSKPRLTATVANGEKIQCPGVLRQVPITIDGEAFHVDLFVMPLAGYDLVLGTQWMVTLGPITWDFTARTMSFSCQGKVCWSDVAARPEPTIAATAASADFLDKLLASFEGVFAEPSGLPPQRARDHCIVLKPGALPVAVRPYRYPAAHKDELERQCAAMIAQGIVRRSDSAFSSPVLLVKKPDGSWRFSSTTAPSTRLRSRTRSRSPLSTSCLMSFTGRVSSPSSISAPGTNRCGCGRPTSTRPPSEPTTASTSSSSCRLGFLQRPGNVPGADERRTPTVPSSFRSCVF from the coding sequence ATGGATTTTCCCTGCTATGATGGCACGACCGATCCGCTGATCTTCGTCAACCACTGTGAATCTTACTTCCATCAGCAGCGCATCATGGAGGAGAAGGTTTGGATGGCCTCGTACAATCTGGAGGACGTCGCCCAATTGTGGTACATACAACTCCAGGAGGATGAGGGTACTCCCCGGTGGAGCCGCTTCAAGGATCTCCTCCACCTGCGTTTTGGGCCGCCCTTGCGCTCTGCGCCGCTCTACGAGCTCGCCGAGTGCCGGCGCACGGGCTCCGTGGAGGAGTACCAGAACCGGTTCCAGGCGCTCCTGCCACGCGCCGGTCCATTGGAGGAAGCCCAGCGCGTCCAGCTCTTCACGGGGGGCCTCCTGCCGCCGCTGAGCCACGCGGTGCGGATTCACAACCCGCAATCGCTCGCGACCGCCATGAGTTTGGCCCGCCAAGTGGAGTTGATGGAGCTCGACAAGCCGGCCCCGGCTCCCGCCCGGTCAGCGCCCCGCGGCCTGCTTCTAGCACCGCCTCAGCGCCCCGCGCTCCCTGCACCACCACCagcgggcgccgccgccgccaagatgGAGACCAAACCGTTGAAACGTCTCTCTCTGGAGGAGCAGGCGGAACGTCGCCGCCTTGGGCTGTGCTACAATTGCGACGAAAAATACTCGCGTGGCCATAACCGGGTCTGCCGCCGCATCTTCTACATCGACGGCGTGACGCTCATCGACGCCGAAGACGCCGCATTGGACGAGGACCAGGCGGAGGCCCTGGTCTTCTCTTTGCAGGCGGTCGCCGGCGTGCCGCTCTGCGACACCATGCAGGTCCGGGTGACTTTGGGCGCGGTGACCCTCACTACCCTCCTCAACACCGGCTCCACCCACAACTTCATCGCCGAGGAGGCGGCGCGCCGCACCACCCTGCCCATCCAGTCCAAGCCACGCCTCACCGCCACAGTGGCCAATGGCGAGAAGATCCAGTGCCCGGGCGTCCTGCGGCAGGTGCCGATCACCATCGATGGGGAGGCGTTCCACGTGGACCTCTTCGTCATGCCGTTGGCGGGATACGATCTCGTCCTGGGAACCCAGTGGATGGTTACCCTGGGGCCGATCACGTGGGACTTCACGGCGCGCACCATGTCGTTTTCGTGCCAGGGCAAGGTGTGCTGGTCCGACGTGGCGGCGCGCCCGGAACCGACTATCGCCGCCACAGCAGCCTCGGCGGACTTCCTCGACAAACTGCTGGCCTCCTTCGAAGGGGTTTTCGCCGAGCCCTCCGGCCTACCACCACAGCGCGCCCGGGACCACTGCATTGTCCTCAAGCCGGGTGCGCTGCCCGTGGCCGTTCGCCCCTATCGTTACCCGGCGGCCCACAAGGATGAATTGGAGCGGCAATGCGCCGCCATGATCGCTCAAGGCATCGTCCGTCGCAGCGACTCCGCGTTCTCGTCcccggtcctcctcgtcaagaagccgGACGGATCGTGGCGTTTCTCGtcgactaccgcgccctcaaCGCGCTTACGGTCAAGGACGCGTTCCCGATCCCCGTTGTCGACGAGCTGCTTGATGAGCTTCACGGGGCGcgtttcttcaccaagctcgatctCCGCTCCGGGTACCAACAGGTGTGGATGCGGCCGGCCGACGTCCACAAGACCGCCTTCCGAACCCACGACGGCCTCTACGAGTTCCTCGTCATGCCGTTTGGGCTTTTTGCAACGCCCCGGCAACGTTCCAGGCGCTGATGAACGACGTACTCCGACCGTTCCTTCGTCGTTTCGTTCTTGTGTTTTTTGA
- the LOC136541757 gene encoding uncharacterized protein, with the protein MSWRWAAAARKLAGITQFRTPGVCTGGLIYRSFRSDSSGSRKSSLPRRVLSIGAISLAGGLVLSAVNDLAIFNGCTTKAIEHAADNPAVVEAIGAPIVRGPWYEASLEVGHRRRSVSCTFPVSGPHGSGFLQIKATRNGEDGLLSFLRHHDWEILMLEAHLHVPSDDEEQKKLVKVNLASDGRGEDGDPENEC; encoded by the exons ATGTCGTGgagatgggcggcggcggcgagaaaGCTCGCCGGAATCACCCAGTTTCGCACTCCAGGAGTCTGTACCGGCGGTCTTATCTATCG CTCGTTCAGAAGCGACTCCAGCGGAAGCCGCAAGAGCTCGCTACCACGGAGGGTCCTGTCGATCGGGGCCATCAGCCTTGCTGGGGGGCTCGTGCTCAGCGCCGTCAACGACCTCGCCATCTTCAATGGATGCACAAC TAAGGCAATCGAGCATGCTGCTGACAACCCTGCTGTTGTGGAAGCAATTGGAGCGCCTATAGTCAGAGGACCGTGGTATGAGGCTTCTCTTGAGGTAGGACATCGACGGAGATCTGTGTCATGCACATTCCCTGTATCTGGGCCACATGGGTCAGGATTTCTCCAGATTAAGGCAACCCGAAATGGAG AGGATGGTCTGCTTTCGTTTCTGCGGCATCACGACTGGGAGATCCTTATGCTGGAGGCTCATCTTCATGTACCTTCAGATGATGAGGAGCAGAAAAAGCTGGTTAAGGTGAATCTTGCTAGCGATGGCCGTGGGGAAGATGGGGATCCAGAGAACGAGTGTTAA
- the LOC136543844 gene encoding histidine--tRNA ligase, chloroplastic/mitochondrial-like, which translates to MAALSSSPSLRHLLLLRPRLLLSPTCLAGSFSRRHIHGRRRLFSASSSTLTHGDAASTHGDADAVVDVNPPRGSRDFPPGDMRLRTWLFDQFREVSRIMAFEEVDFPVLESEALFIRKAGEEITQQINPLSFLYNFEDKGGRRVVLRPEITPSLARLVIKQGKSVSLPLKWFTIGQCWRYERMTRGRRREHYQWNMDMFGVPKVRAEAELLHAIVLLFQRLGVTSSDVGIILQPVLQAVLNMYSIPEHLFTEVCVIVDKLGKMTREEIEKELISTGLSSEAVHGIIDVLSLESLSKLEEVLGFGVEVVADLKKLFSFCHVGTHVRETPSRA; encoded by the exons ATGGCGGCgttgtcgtcgtcgccgtcgcttcggcacctcctcctcctccgcccgcGCTTGCTCCTCAGCCCCACCTGCCTTGCTGGCTCGTTCTCGCGCCGCCAcatccatggccgccgccgtctctTCTCTGCATCCTCCTCGACACTGACCCACGGCGACGCCGCCTCGACGCACGGTGATGCTGATGCCGTCGTCGACGTCAACCCTCCGCGCGGAAGTAGGGACTTTCCGCCGGGGGACATGCGTCTCCGCACCTGGCTCTTCGACCAATTCAGGGAGGTCTCCCGCATCATGGCCTTCGAGGAGGTGGACTTCCCCGTCCTTGAGTCGGAGGCGCTCTTCATTCGAAAGGCAGGGGAAGAGATTACGCAGCAGAtcaaccccctctctttt CTCTACAACTTTGAGGATAAAGGGGGTCGACGTGTTGTTCTCAGGCCCGAAATCACCCCTTCCCTCGCGCGCCTAGTCATAAAGCAAGG AAAATCAGTCTCCCTTCCACTAAAATGGTTTACTATAGGACAGTGCTGGCGATATGAGCGCATGACCAGAGGAAGAAGACGGGAACATTACCAATGGAATATGGATATGTTTGGTGTGCCTAAAGTTCGG GCTGAGGCTGAGCTTCTTCATGCTATTGTTCTCTTATTTCAACGTCTTGGAGTTACATCTTCAGATGTGGGGATCATcctgcagcct GTTCTTCAGGCTGTGTTGAACATGTACTCCATTCCAGAACATTTATTCACTGAAGTTTGTGTTATTGTCGATAAA TTGGGTAAAATGACTAGGGAAGAAATTGAGAAGGAACTTATTTCAACTGGGCTGTCATCTGAAGCTGTTCATGGTATCATCGATGTGCTTTCACTCGAGTCACTGTCCAAGCTTGAAG AGGTGTTAGGCTTTGGTGTTGAAGTTGTTGCTGACTTGAAGAAACTCTTCTCTTTCTGTCATGTGGGGACGCACGTACGCGAGACGCCGTCGCGCGCGTGA